A window from Dermacentor albipictus isolate Rhodes 1998 colony chromosome 10, USDA_Dalb.pri_finalv2, whole genome shotgun sequence encodes these proteins:
- the LOC139050788 gene encoding epidermal growth factor-like protein, whose protein sequence is MERMVFWFFLAVLGTASGQRFGSWLQCSLTEEPVKDGWPQMDRYCKPWLTHPWRLFKQYRCLCKSGYVRNAWGQCISWRQCHTCMSAVNADFIAHRADPQPTCGELMPESWAWRGNLAGCACAPGFVRYYKGGPCVRADQCPPICRGANQVYSLCQSECPATCGRTVPYNCQYRCEVPRCVCKPGYVVSQEDPLVCVPPSHCPRLPPTCPGPNQKYTTCMSRCPRSCSQKEPRMCPAVCSGEGCVCKEGYVIASGNPLRCVREDECPRQ, encoded by the exons ATGGAGCGCATGGTATTTTGGTTCTTTTTAGCGGTGTTAGGCACTGCGTCCGGGCAAAGATTTG GATCATGGCTCCAGTGTAGCCTCACGGAGGAACCAGTGAAGGACGGTTGGCCGCAAATGGATCGCTACTGTAAACCCTGGCTCACGCACCCTTGGCGGCTGTTCAAGCAATACAGATGCCTGTGCAAGTCGGGCTACGTGCGCAACGCGTGGGGACAGTGCATCAGTTGGCGCCAGTGCCACACTTGCATGAGTGCTGTCAATGCGGACTTCATCGCGCACCGAGCTGACCCACAACCAACCTGCGGAGAACTTATGCCCGAGAGTTGGGCTTGGCGGGGAAATCTCGCCGGCTGCGCCTGTGCCCCAGGATTTGTGCG GTACTACAAGGGGGGACCCTGCGTCCGTGCCGACCAGTGCCCGCCAATCTGCCGCGGTGCCAACCAGGTGTACAGCCTCTGCCAATCCGAGTGCCCGGCCACGTGCGGTCGCACAGTTCCGTATAACTGTCAGTATAGATGCGAAGTGCCAAGATGCGTCTGCAAGCCCGGCTACGTAGTGTCGCAGGAAGATCCGCTAGTCTGCGTGCCCCCTAGCCATTGTCCCCGCCTTCCACCAACATGTCCTGGCCCCAACCAAAAGTACACTACCTGTATGTCACGCTGTCCTCGGTCTTGTTCACAAAAGGAGCCTCGTATGTGTCCAGCTGTGTGCTCGGGTGAAGGATGCGTCTGCAAAGAGGGATACGTTATCGCGTCTGGTAATCCTCTCCGCTGCGTACGTGAGGACGAGTGTCCACGGCAATAG